From a single Alkalihalophilus pseudofirmus genomic region:
- a CDS encoding response regulator: MHKVLVVDDQYGIRVLLSEILQKDGYQLYQAANGVQALKVVEEESPDLVLLDMKIPGMDGLEILRRIKEKHEEVQVIMMTAYGELNLINEAMQLGAITHFAKPFDIDDVRKVIKDHLVTS, translated from the coding sequence ATGCATAAAGTATTAGTTGTAGATGATCAGTATGGCATTCGTGTGTTATTAAGTGAGATCCTTCAAAAGGATGGGTACCAATTGTACCAAGCGGCAAATGGGGTGCAAGCACTAAAAGTAGTAGAAGAAGAGTCACCTGATCTAGTGCTGCTTGATATGAAGATCCCTGGCATGGACGGGCTTGAGATTCTTCGCCGTATTAAAGAAAAGCATGAGGAAGTACAAGTGATCATGATGACAGCATACGGTGAGCTGAATTTAATTAATGAAGCGATGCAGCTTGGAGCGATTACTCATTTTGCCAAACCATTCGATATTGATGATGTGAGAAAAGTGATTAAAGACCACTTAGTTACCTCATAA
- the rho gene encoding transcription termination factor Rho: MSSVNIADLEKMKLKELYELAKQYKVSYYSKLTKRELIFAILKGQAEKDGLMFMEGVLEIIQSEGFGFLRPINYMPSSEDIYISASQIRRFDLRNGDKVSGKVRPPKENERYHGLLHVEAVNGDAPETSKERPHFPALTPLYPEQKIELETAPGRVSSRIINMISPVGFGQRGLIVAPPKAGKTSLMKEVANSIAENHPDVELIVLLIDERPEEVTDIERSVKGEVVSSTFDEVPENHIKVAELVLERAMRLVEHRKDVVILMDSITRLARAYNLVIPPSGRTLSGGIDPAAFHRPKRFFGAARNIEEGGSLTILATALVETGSRMDDVIYEEFKGTGNMELHLDRKLAERRIFPSIDIRRSGTRKEELLMPKDQLDKLWAIRKTMNDSHDFVDQFIKRVKDTKTNADFFSEMEKDMSGASRRK; the protein is encoded by the coding sequence ATGAGCAGTGTCAATATTGCAGATTTAGAAAAAATGAAGCTAAAAGAGCTTTATGAGTTAGCTAAGCAATACAAAGTCTCTTATTATAGTAAACTTACTAAACGTGAACTTATTTTTGCGATTTTAAAAGGCCAAGCTGAAAAAGATGGTTTGATGTTTATGGAAGGTGTCCTTGAGATCATTCAATCTGAAGGCTTTGGATTTTTAAGACCAATTAATTACATGCCAAGTTCTGAAGATATTTATATCTCAGCCTCTCAAATTCGCAGGTTCGACTTGCGTAACGGAGACAAGGTATCCGGTAAAGTAAGACCTCCAAAGGAAAACGAACGTTACCACGGACTTCTGCATGTAGAAGCAGTAAACGGTGATGCACCTGAAACATCGAAGGAACGTCCTCATTTCCCTGCCTTAACACCTTTATACCCTGAACAAAAAATTGAACTTGAGACAGCTCCAGGCCGAGTATCTTCTCGTATCATTAATATGATTTCTCCTGTAGGTTTCGGGCAGCGTGGATTGATTGTTGCACCTCCTAAAGCTGGTAAAACATCTCTTATGAAAGAAGTAGCCAACAGTATTGCTGAGAACCACCCTGATGTGGAATTGATCGTACTGTTAATTGATGAACGCCCTGAGGAAGTAACCGATATTGAGCGTTCGGTAAAAGGCGAAGTCGTCAGTTCAACATTTGATGAGGTTCCGGAAAATCATATTAAAGTTGCTGAGCTTGTGCTTGAGCGCGCGATGCGCTTGGTTGAGCATCGTAAAGATGTTGTCATTTTAATGGATAGCATCACTCGTCTTGCACGTGCCTATAACTTAGTCATCCCGCCAAGCGGACGTACGTTATCCGGTGGTATTGACCCGGCTGCGTTCCATCGTCCTAAACGTTTCTTCGGTGCTGCGCGTAATATTGAAGAAGGCGGAAGCTTAACCATCCTTGCTACAGCTCTTGTAGAAACAGGATCGCGCATGGATGATGTCATTTATGAAGAGTTTAAAGGAACAGGGAACATGGAGCTTCATCTTGATCGTAAATTGGCTGAGCGCCGTATCTTCCCATCAATCGATATCCGCCGTTCGGGTACAAGAAAAGAAGAGCTTCTTATGCCAAAAGATCAGTTAGACAAGCTATGGGCGATCCGTAAGACAATGAATGATTCGCATGATTTTGTCGATCAATTCATTAAGCGGGTGAAAGATACGAAGACGAATGCTGACTTTTTCAGTGAAATGGAAAAAGATATGTCAGGTGCGAGCCGAAGAAAATAA
- a CDS encoding class II fructose-bisphosphate aldolase, translating into MPLVSMKDMLNKAKAEGYAVGQFNLNNLEFTQAILQAAQEENSPVICGVSEGAARYMGGFKTVVKMVESLMEEYNVTVPVAIHLDHGSSFEKCVEAIHAGFTSVMIDGSHYPLEENIALTKRVVDVAHALGVSVEAELGRIGGQEDDLIVDDAEAAYAIPSECKELVEATGVDCFAPALGSVHGPYKGEPNLGFDHMKEIDGLVGIPLVLHGGTGIPTKDVQKAIEFGHAKINVNTESQIASAKAVRETLAAKPNEYDPRKFLGPAREAIKETVQGKMREFGSSNKA; encoded by the coding sequence ATGCCTTTAGTTTCAATGAAAGACATGCTTAATAAAGCAAAGGCGGAAGGCTACGCTGTTGGCCAATTTAACTTAAACAACCTTGAGTTCACTCAAGCGATCCTGCAAGCTGCACAAGAAGAGAACTCTCCAGTAATCTGTGGTGTATCAGAAGGTGCTGCACGTTACATGGGCGGCTTCAAGACTGTTGTGAAAATGGTTGAATCACTTATGGAAGAGTACAATGTGACAGTTCCTGTAGCGATTCACTTAGATCACGGTTCAAGCTTTGAAAAATGTGTTGAGGCGATCCATGCAGGATTCACATCTGTAATGATTGATGGCTCTCACTATCCACTAGAAGAAAACATCGCGCTTACTAAGCGTGTAGTTGATGTTGCACATGCTCTTGGAGTTTCTGTTGAAGCTGAGCTTGGCCGCATTGGTGGACAAGAAGATGACCTAATCGTTGATGATGCTGAAGCAGCATATGCGATTCCATCTGAGTGTAAAGAGCTAGTTGAAGCAACAGGTGTTGACTGCTTTGCACCAGCACTAGGTTCAGTACACGGCCCTTATAAAGGTGAGCCAAACCTTGGTTTCGATCACATGAAAGAAATCGATGGTTTAGTTGGTATTCCGCTTGTACTTCACGGCGGAACAGGTATCCCAACAAAAGATGTTCAAAAAGCAATTGAATTTGGACATGCTAAAATCAATGTAAATACAGAAAGCCAAATTGCTTCTGCTAAAGCGGTTCGTGAAACACTAGCTGCTAAGCCAAACGAGTACGATCCACGTAAATTCTTAGGACCAGCTCGTGAAGCAATTAAAGAAACAGTTCAAGGCAAAATGCGTGAGTTTGGTTCTTCAAACAAAGCATAA
- a CDS encoding UDP-N-acetylglucosamine 1-carboxyvinyltransferase has protein sequence MEKLMIEGGHPLEGTVQISGAKNSAVALIPAAILADTPVTIDNLPGISDVQLLGDLLREIGGEVELSLADQEIKIDPSNMIAMPLPNGKVKKLRASYYLMGAMLGKFNKAVIGLPGGCNLGPRPIDQHIKGFEALGARVTNEQGAIYLRADELRGARIYLDVVSVGATINIMLAAVRAKGQTIIENAAKEPEIIDVATLLTSMGAKIKGAGTNVIRIDGVDSLKGCRHSIIPDRIEAGTYMILAAAIGQKVIIDNIIPYHVDSLIAKLREMGVSVETNDDQVLIHNTGEKKGVDIKTLVYPGFPTDLQQPFTTLLTQASGTSIVTDTIYNARFKHIDELRRMGANVKVEGRSAIINGKTPLQGAKVRASDLRAGAALVVAGLTAEGVTELSGLEHVDRGYENLEKKLLGLGAKLWREKLTEDEMDQVKS, from the coding sequence ATGGAAAAACTTATGATTGAAGGCGGTCATCCGCTTGAGGGTACCGTACAGATTAGTGGTGCAAAAAACAGTGCAGTCGCGTTAATCCCGGCGGCTATTTTAGCAGATACGCCGGTTACCATTGATAATTTACCTGGCATTTCAGATGTCCAGCTTTTAGGGGATTTACTGCGTGAAATTGGTGGAGAGGTGGAGCTTTCGCTTGCGGACCAAGAGATTAAAATTGATCCGTCAAATATGATTGCCATGCCGCTTCCAAACGGCAAAGTGAAGAAGCTGCGTGCCTCTTATTATTTAATGGGAGCTATGCTTGGTAAATTTAACAAAGCTGTAATCGGCCTGCCTGGAGGATGTAACCTTGGGCCTCGTCCGATTGACCAGCATATTAAAGGGTTTGAAGCACTTGGTGCACGTGTAACCAATGAGCAGGGAGCCATTTATCTGAGGGCTGACGAGCTTCGCGGTGCACGGATATATTTAGATGTTGTCAGTGTCGGAGCAACAATTAATATTATGCTGGCAGCCGTACGGGCAAAAGGACAGACGATCATTGAGAATGCTGCCAAAGAGCCTGAAATCATTGATGTGGCGACATTGCTTACGAGCATGGGCGCTAAAATTAAAGGTGCAGGAACGAATGTGATTCGTATTGATGGAGTCGATTCTCTAAAAGGATGCCGCCATTCGATTATTCCAGATCGAATTGAGGCAGGCACGTATATGATCCTCGCAGCAGCAATCGGACAAAAGGTGATCATTGACAACATTATTCCTTATCATGTCGATTCTCTTATCGCAAAATTGCGCGAGATGGGTGTTTCGGTTGAAACGAATGATGATCAAGTTTTGATCCATAACACAGGGGAGAAAAAAGGCGTTGATATAAAAACGCTTGTTTACCCAGGTTTTCCGACTGACCTGCAGCAGCCATTCACCACTCTTTTAACTCAAGCAAGCGGAACAAGTATTGTAACTGATACTATTTATAATGCCCGTTTTAAGCATATTGATGAGTTAAGAAGAATGGGAGCTAATGTAAAAGTAGAAGGACGCTCAGCCATTATTAATGGGAAAACGCCGCTTCAAGGCGCAAAAGTGCGGGCAAGTGATCTTCGCGCAGGCGCTGCTCTTGTTGTAGCAGGCCTCACAGCTGAAGGTGTAACAGAGCTCTCAGGTCTTGAACATGTAGACCGCGGCTATGAAAACCTCGAGAAAAAGCTGCTCGGCTTAGGAGCAAAGCTATGGCGTGAAAAGTTAACAGAAGATGAGATGGATCAAGTAAAAAGCTAG
- a CDS encoding DUF2529 domain-containing protein, protein MIPIFTTQLMGRVKAVREKEEEFEDAARLLAQALVGEGTIYVYGCRELRGVTAEAEYGTDRDERIKPLTQDNLSELTPADRVLLFAPFTNDGEACRMATKLHIQGVPFASVSNFHDEQDASFSLADLHIDFESDIGLVPDEEGNRSGYPTSIIGLYTYFCIMLTVKEIMSEY, encoded by the coding sequence ATGATCCCTATTTTCACTACTCAATTAATGGGCCGAGTTAAGGCGGTTCGTGAAAAAGAAGAAGAATTTGAAGATGCTGCCCGCCTTTTAGCGCAAGCTTTAGTTGGCGAAGGTACTATATATGTATACGGATGCCGTGAACTTCGCGGTGTTACAGCAGAAGCAGAGTACGGCACAGACCGTGATGAAAGGATTAAGCCGCTTACTCAAGATAACTTAAGCGAGCTTACACCGGCTGACCGCGTTTTACTTTTCGCCCCTTTTACAAATGACGGTGAAGCATGCCGAATGGCGACAAAGCTTCATATCCAGGGCGTTCCATTTGCCTCTGTCTCTAATTTTCATGACGAGCAAGACGCATCTTTCTCTCTAGCTGATCTTCATATTGATTTTGAAAGTGATATCGGCTTAGTCCCTGATGAAGAAGGTAACCGCAGCGGCTACCCTACTTCAATTATCGGACTTTACACGTACTTCTGTATCATGCTTACAGTTAAGGAGATTATGAGCGAGTATTAA
- a CDS encoding CTP synthase, which produces MATKYIFVTGGVVSSLGKGITAASLGRLLKNRGLKVTIQKFDPYINVDPGTMSPYQHGEVFVTDDGAETDLDLGHYERFIDINLSQNSNVTTGKIYSTVLKKERRGDYLGGTVQVIPHVTNEIKERVFRAGRETNADVVITEIGGTVGDIESLPFLEAIRQIKSDIGMDNVMYVHCTLIPYLAAAGEMKSKPTQHSVKELRSLGIQPNVIVVRTEKPVPQDMKEKIALFCDINKDSVIEARDAETLYQVPLELQAQNFDQIVCDHLKLDTKQAEMTEWTSLVEKVQNLSSKVKIALVGKYVALPDAYLSVAEALRHAGYAYDADLEIDWVDAEKVTDENVESLLKDSDGILVPGGFGDRGIEGKISAIKYARENHVPFLGICLGMQLATVEFARHVLGLEDANSAELNPATPYPIIDLLPEQKDVEDLGGTLRLGLYPCKLVDGSLAQAAYGEQVVYERHRHRYEFNNEYREQMEKAGFTFSGTSPDGRLVEIVELEDHPYFIASQFHPEFVSRPTRPQPLFRDFIGASLKK; this is translated from the coding sequence ATGGCAACAAAGTATATTTTTGTTACAGGTGGCGTAGTGTCATCACTTGGTAAAGGAATTACGGCCGCTTCATTAGGACGTTTATTAAAAAATCGCGGGTTAAAGGTGACGATCCAAAAATTTGACCCATACATTAACGTTGACCCAGGAACAATGAGTCCTTATCAGCACGGGGAAGTTTTCGTCACAGATGATGGCGCTGAAACAGATCTTGATCTTGGTCACTATGAGCGTTTTATTGATATTAATTTAAGCCAAAACAGCAACGTAACTACTGGTAAAATCTACTCTACTGTTCTGAAAAAAGAGCGTCGCGGGGATTATCTAGGCGGTACGGTTCAAGTTATTCCACATGTGACAAATGAAATTAAAGAACGTGTTTTCCGTGCAGGACGCGAAACAAATGCTGATGTCGTGATCACTGAGATCGGCGGAACAGTTGGTGATATTGAGAGCTTGCCTTTCCTAGAAGCCATTCGCCAAATTAAAAGCGACATCGGTATGGATAATGTAATGTATGTTCACTGTACATTAATCCCATATCTTGCTGCAGCGGGAGAAATGAAGTCTAAACCGACTCAGCACAGTGTAAAAGAGCTCCGCAGTCTAGGTATTCAGCCAAACGTTATCGTGGTTCGTACAGAAAAGCCAGTTCCACAAGATATGAAAGAAAAAATTGCGTTATTCTGTGACATTAACAAGGATTCTGTAATTGAAGCGCGCGATGCCGAAACTCTTTATCAAGTGCCGCTTGAGCTTCAAGCACAAAACTTTGACCAAATTGTATGCGATCACCTGAAACTTGATACAAAACAAGCTGAAATGACAGAGTGGACATCTCTTGTTGAAAAAGTACAAAATTTATCAAGCAAAGTGAAAATTGCTCTGGTTGGTAAATACGTAGCTCTTCCGGATGCATATCTTTCAGTAGCAGAAGCACTTCGTCATGCTGGCTATGCGTATGACGCTGACCTTGAAATTGACTGGGTTGATGCTGAAAAAGTAACGGATGAAAATGTGGAGAGCTTATTAAAAGATTCAGATGGAATTTTAGTTCCTGGTGGCTTTGGTGACCGTGGAATTGAAGGGAAAATCTCTGCGATTAAATATGCTCGTGAAAACCATGTTCCATTCTTAGGTATCTGCCTTGGAATGCAGCTTGCAACTGTTGAATTTGCGCGTCACGTTCTAGGACTTGAAGATGCGAACTCTGCAGAATTAAACCCAGCAACACCATATCCAATTATCGATCTTCTTCCTGAGCAGAAGGATGTAGAAGATCTGGGCGGAACGCTTCGCCTTGGTTTATACCCTTGTAAACTTGTGGATGGATCTCTTGCACAAGCAGCATACGGAGAGCAAGTCGTATACGAGCGTCACCGTCATCGTTATGAGTTCAACAACGAATACCGTGAGCAAATGGAGAAAGCAGGATTCACGTTCTCTGGGACAAGCCCAGACGGCCGTTTAGTGGAGATTGTCGAGCTTGAAGATCACCCGTACTTCATCGCATCACAGTTCCACCCAGAATTCGTCTCTCGCCCAACACGCCCACAGCCGCTATTCCGCGACTTCATTGGTGCATCGTTAAAGAAATAA
- the glpX gene encoding class II fructose-bisphosphatase: MERSLSMELVRVTEAAALASGRWMGLGNKEEADRAATEAMRDVFDTIPMKGTVVIGEGEMDEAPMLYIGEKLGNGYGPRVDVAVDPLEGTNIVASGQWNALAVLAVADHGNLLHAPDMYMDKIAVGPESVGQIDIDAPIIDNLKAVARAKNKDIEDLVVTILNRERHARIIHEIREAGARIKLLPDGDVAAAVNTAFDDTGVDLLIGSGGAPEGVLAAVGLKCLGGELQGRLLPQNEAEEERCRKMGIENFNKVLLMDDLVKGDDCIFAATGVTDGELLKGVYYKGSRATTQSLVMRAKSGTVRFVDGTHSMKKKPGLVIK; the protein is encoded by the coding sequence ATGGAGAGAAGTTTATCAATGGAGCTGGTCCGCGTCACAGAAGCCGCGGCTCTTGCTTCAGGCCGCTGGATGGGTCTTGGCAATAAAGAAGAAGCGGATCGTGCAGCAACAGAAGCAATGCGAGATGTATTTGATACAATCCCAATGAAAGGAACAGTGGTCATTGGGGAAGGAGAGATGGATGAGGCTCCTATGCTCTATATCGGGGAGAAGCTTGGTAATGGCTATGGCCCGCGTGTGGATGTAGCAGTCGATCCGCTTGAAGGTACAAATATCGTTGCTTCAGGTCAATGGAACGCACTAGCTGTTCTTGCGGTTGCTGATCATGGCAACCTTCTGCATGCACCTGATATGTACATGGATAAAATTGCAGTCGGACCGGAATCTGTCGGCCAAATTGATATCGACGCTCCGATTATCGATAACTTAAAGGCTGTTGCTCGTGCCAAAAATAAAGATATTGAGGATCTCGTTGTAACGATTCTAAACCGTGAACGTCACGCGAGAATCATTCATGAGATTCGCGAAGCAGGAGCCCGTATTAAACTGCTTCCGGATGGTGATGTTGCAGCTGCTGTTAATACAGCCTTTGATGATACAGGTGTAGACTTATTGATTGGTTCAGGAGGAGCACCTGAAGGAGTTCTTGCTGCAGTAGGCTTAAAATGCCTTGGAGGCGAATTGCAAGGCCGCCTTCTCCCGCAAAATGAAGCAGAAGAAGAACGCTGCAGAAAGATGGGAATTGAAAACTTTAACAAAGTCCTTTTGATGGATGACCTCGTTAAAGGGGACGATTGTATTTTTGCTGCAACAGGTGTAACTGATGGCGAGTTATTAAAAGGCGTTTACTATAAGGGAAGCCGTGCAACAACACAATCACTCGTTATGCGTGCAAAGTCCGGAACAGTCCGTTTTGTCGATGGGACACACAGTATGAAGAAGAAGCCAGGCCTTGTTATTAAATAA
- a CDS encoding type B 50S ribosomal protein L31, whose product MKQGIHPGYQKVVFMDTSTGFKFLSGSTKGSAETIEWEDGNTYPLLKVEISSDSHPFYTGKQKLNDVGGRVDRFKKKYNMK is encoded by the coding sequence ATGAAACAAGGTATTCACCCAGGATATCAAAAAGTGGTTTTCATGGATACAAGTACTGGTTTTAAGTTTCTAAGCGGTTCTACTAAAGGTTCTGCTGAAACAATTGAGTGGGAAGATGGTAACACATACCCGCTTCTAAAAGTTGAGATCAGTTCAGATTCGCACCCATTCTACACTGGTAAGCAGAAGCTTAACGATGTTGGTGGACGTGTTGATCGTTTCAAGAAGAAATACAACATGAAGTAA
- the fsa gene encoding fructose-6-phosphate aldolase, translated as MKFFIDTANIDDIREAKELGILAGVTTNPSLVAKEGVDFHDRLREITDIVSDSVSAEVIALDAEGMIKEGKELAAIAPNITVKVPMTTEGLKAVHAFSELNIKTNVTLVFSAVQALLAARAGATYVSPFLGRLDDIGHDGLNLISQIADIFDVHNIPTEIIAASVRHPVHVTEAAARGAHIATIPFNVIKQLTKHPLTDQGIEKFLADWNNR; from the coding sequence ATGAAATTTTTTATTGATACTGCAAACATAGATGATATTCGTGAAGCAAAAGAGCTTGGTATTTTAGCAGGTGTGACTACAAACCCGTCACTTGTTGCTAAAGAAGGAGTAGACTTTCACGACCGTCTTCGCGAAATTACTGATATCGTATCAGATTCAGTAAGTGCAGAAGTGATTGCACTAGATGCAGAAGGAATGATTAAAGAAGGGAAGGAACTTGCTGCTATCGCACCGAATATTACAGTGAAGGTTCCAATGACAACAGAAGGTCTGAAGGCTGTTCATGCTTTCTCTGAGCTTAATATTAAAACGAATGTCACACTTGTTTTCTCTGCTGTTCAAGCATTGCTTGCTGCTAGAGCAGGTGCGACGTATGTATCTCCTTTCCTTGGAAGACTTGATGATATCGGACACGACGGATTAAACTTAATTTCTCAAATTGCTGATATATTTGATGTTCATAATATTCCTACAGAAATTATTGCAGCATCTGTACGCCATCCGGTCCATGTAACAGAAGCGGCAGCGCGCGGTGCGCATATTGCAACAATTCCCTTTAATGTGATCAAGCAGCTGACAAAGCATCCGTTAACAGATCAAGGAATTGAAAAGTTTTTAGCAGATTGGAATAATCGCTAA
- the rpoE gene encoding DNA-directed RNA polymerase subunit delta codes for MNLREMEKEEIQELSMVEVAYALMKEKRQPYYFIDLVKEISEIKGMKKAEVNQRMSFLYTDLNIDGRFLTLGDNNWGLKSWYPHEQSEEEITSPVNPRKKAKSDDEDLDDDLEVFDDEFEDLEDELDEISNEEDADDDDEEDADFTDKEDLDTDFDDDEEVEEDEER; via the coding sequence TTGAACCTACGCGAGATGGAAAAGGAAGAGATCCAAGAGCTGTCAATGGTTGAAGTCGCTTATGCTTTAATGAAAGAAAAGCGCCAGCCTTATTATTTCATTGATTTAGTTAAAGAGATTTCAGAAATTAAGGGAATGAAAAAAGCTGAAGTAAATCAGCGTATGTCATTTTTGTATACGGATTTAAACATCGATGGCCGCTTTTTAACGCTTGGTGATAACAACTGGGGCCTTAAAAGCTGGTATCCTCATGAGCAATCAGAAGAAGAGATTACTTCACCAGTTAATCCTCGTAAAAAAGCAAAGAGTGACGATGAGGATTTAGATGATGACCTGGAAGTTTTTGACGATGAGTTTGAAGACTTAGAGGACGAGCTAGATGAGATTTCTAATGAAGAAGATGCAGATGATGACGATGAAGAAGATGCTGACTTCACTGACAAAGAAGATCTCGATACGGACTTTGATGATGATGAAGAGGTAGAAGAGGACGAAGAACGTTAA